The sequence ATGTATTCTTACCTTAATAAAACTCCTTTCTACAATATTAAATGAGCATATATCTTCTAtaatatcacaatatcaaagTTTTATGTACTTAAAGTAATTAAGATGATAACAAGCatataaacccataaaattaattatgcaTTTAGGTTAGGATGTTACAATCTTCTCCACCTTCCCAAATTTTGAAAGCCCCACAATAGCTTCAAGTTTGACACTTTAGCCACTTGCTTGAAGTTTGCATGTCCAAACCtttgatgccaaagttccaacataTCAACATGAGCACTTCTACAAGAAATCTTTGGTATAGGAACTATTTTGTAGTAATTGTCGGTAGTCCTTAGGGTTTTCCATGGGTCGGGTGGGTCGGGTTTATGCCCAACCTGCAACCGACTCGTCGGAGATTGGGTAGGTAGGTGCCCAACCCACAACTGACCCGTATTAGGGTTAGGTTTTACGGGTCAGTTTCCCATCGGGTGAGCATCAGTTTCGGGTGAAGCCAAAACCCGCCGGAAACCACTGAAAAAGGGAGAAAATTGGCAGATCTCTCCCGATCCATCCAAGATCCGATGCGATCTAGCCAGATTTGGCAGAGATTTCGCCAAATTCGATACTTTTTCCCCCAAATCATGCCGAGAATCGTCGAATCTGGTGTTTTGGTCACCGAAATCTGCCAAATTATGCTGGAAAATCATCAAAAAGCTTGAAATCGCAGCGGGTTGTTCTCTCTTTAGGTAGGTTGGATTGAACGAGTTTTCAAGGAGGGGACTTGAAACCGAACCACCGGCATCAAGTTTTGGAGCTCAGGACCCGCGTCCGACCACCGAAGCAGTCAGATCGGGTTGTAGTGGGTCGGGTACAGGCAGGTTGGGCGGGTGAGATGGACAGCCTTAATAGTCTTATTTCCCTCCAATACatgaatcccttcttcattaATGATTACACACCCCTTCTTTGAGAATTGAATAAGGAAGTCCTCATCACATAATTGAGTGATGCTTAAGAGATTCACCTTAAGCCCTTTGATGTATAAAACATCCTTCAAAAGAGGTAGCCCCGGTATCTCAATAGTCCCTTTGCCAAGTACTTAAGTATGGCTTCCATGGCTAAATGTCACATAGTCACTGACCTTCTCTTTGAGTGACTTAAACAATGATTTATCTCCTGTCATATGGCAAGAGCAACTCCTATCAAGATACCATAAACAAgaattaaataccttcaaaGAGGTGTGCACAAATAAGCAAGCATGGGACAAGCACTCTTGAACTTTAAACATAAAATTATCCTCATTTTCCACTCGTTTGttagattgaattttctttttaagatcaTCAACCTTATCACACAAtattctcttccttcttttataCTTCTTAATCAAAGAATTTGACTCACATAGACTATTGTGTAAGATATGgttctcattttcaaaatatttcagcatgtgaacaaacattctagcatgtttctttgtttttaataaatctaggagttcattgttaggaaaatcttcaaacatactcatagagtcattatcacaaacatttaAACCATAATTCAACATAGCCTTTTCCATAACTTCATCCATAGCTAaagggtctaggatcacacttaggtaatgaaaccacagCAAATGCACCTACTCtaataccaaatgaaagttcaattagtgtgaCAAATGCTAATGAAtgtttaaacccccaatttCAAACATAACCAATACAAGCTTATACCCAAACAAAAGATGTGCGGAATAATAGGTACAAGCAAAAACCCAAACAGATAAATAACTCTacaccataattaatcacaacgcAGCAACAATTAAAATGCAAGAGTAAGGGTTAGAGAGATACAAATACAAAGATAACACCGGCACATGTTATTgaagagaaaaccaaagaatTCGGCGAAAAACCTCGTAGCTGCCTTCCAAGtggtaaaatgatccactaaagaataaagttgggatacacgaaacaaatagtaaaaaaccCTCAAAGCCTAATCTAACCAATGCACCTAAACcttccaaacttcttgctccaacgggGTTAAGTCTAACtgtgtcttctttagcttcttGGATCCtgcaataagcccattgcatcaaccaagtgAATTGGTCATCTCTGAACTACTTCCTAAGCACCAAAATGCCTCCTCGTTGATTTGGGtgtggtgagataaggatttggcaaatgtaccgctcaaggatatgtcaatggaaagggtgaaagtagaggaatttggagaatcaaatgtctAAGATTGTGAATGAGTCAATCTTggtttctctagggtttctctctcaaaattctctttagaAGCTccctacatttcgtgggtataagggtatttatagtagtgtaCGTGAGGAATATGAAAtgtcatttttctgcatagcAGAGCATTCTGGCGACTTAGTCTCGCGAGTGGGATGAGTCGCGAGTTTGAGTCGCGAGATAACTATCAGGCCAGACTGTaatttttgtcctatagtgctccaacTATCATGACCCTTTAGCTTCCTACATGCTTCACGTGTGTGGCATTTTGGCGAGTTGTCAGTCTCGAGATCTAGTTGCGAGAAACCTCCAAATGCACACAttcttgaatttcttcacactctttcacacataacccttacataattctcacctaaatacagggtatctaattgctaaattacaagtaaatttggcacggaataaagccaacacatgattgaataaattcaaccttacaacaactcaaataaaaattacatgtCATGGAATTAGCAAGCTTTAAATCTAACAATCTCCCTAAATgaaaatttcatgacaaaaccCAACTTAACAATATTTCAAGATTATAGAATAAATAACTGAAGCAATACAATGACATATAAAAAACCAATCAACCTAAGAAACCATAGAACGAACTCGGACGACTAAGATGGTTGGCTATGAAGGTGGGGAGGCATGGAATCAAAGTGTCTAGagacaaaatgaaatgaatttTCATTCCTTTGAAACTAGGTCAAAAAGCTTAAGACTTTTAATAATTCACAAACCAAAGCACATGGTCTAGGTTGAGAAATGATTTGGACGAGTGTGGCCAGAAGAGTTGCAATGGTGACAGACATTAATAGACTTTAGACCACTAAGCATCCTAGATGGAAGTATAGATATGAATGCGAGTTGATAACTAAGCTTAGTAAAGTTGGGTCTAATATGGCCAACAGCACTACAATGATAACAGGTAGGGACAAACTTAGATCTTTCTTGTAGCTTAGGAGGGGGTCTAgacatggttttgaaacttgcATTTCTCTTATAAGTCTTTTACCATTGTTTATTCTAGCAACATTAGTCTTATAGTTTTGTTTATGATTCCTCTTAAATGGAGGAGTGTAAAAACTTTTGTTTATGATTCCTCACCCAATCTCTTAACCTTGTTCACCTGAGCAACAgattaatttttacaaatattattCAACTTGTTGGCTTCATCCAATTTTACAATCAATTcatgtttttcaaatttgaccaaatttatttttttctcataatttcttagcactttttttttatatttaacatAATCCCCAAGAAGTTTACCATTTGTAGTTAAAAGGGCACCATCTTCGTAAAAACATCTTGAATTAAGTTGTCATGTCAAAGTATTTTTTGAAACTGAAGTTTATCTATGACAAATAAATCAAGATTCACACCCAAGAAattaaggggctgtttggttttttgGAAACCCtcactcctcactcaattttcgtcactcatcactcatcacttaaaatatccCAATTTCCCAAACTCCACCTGTTTGGCACCTAACTCAGTTCTGTTTTTCaagttcaaaaacttaaaaatgtgggacccatttttaaaacttaaaaaactttaaaagtTTGACAGTGgctttgtttcaaaaaaattaaaagtcaaaAGTTATGGCTGAACCTCTAACCGTGGGTCCCTCAATGTGTGTGtatttacaaaaatgtcatcataactctatttccataacttgaaaacacctaaaatgtgttttcaatttccataactcatcattcaaaaatcagaaaattgagtgatggaaacaaaacttgaaaacaaatccaaacaagctTTCTCTTCGTGGGTCCCGTCATTTTTAAGTTACAAGTGAtagaaacacaaaaaccaaacagccACTAATCCTCCGTAGAGTAAACTCACTTTAATATCAATTGAAAAGAAACGTTTAGACCCTTTTGATTAATTATGTAGGAAGTTCAATAAAATAAGACAATTAACACTCACGTGATCAAATTTCGACCAGTTAAAGCCCCCACAAGCTAGCAATTGGTGTGTCACCAATATCAAAACAATCATTtgtatttaaaggaaaaacaaggTAAGTCCTAACCCCAAGAATGAATCcacaaataaaattgaagttttatAATCTAGCTAAGACATACCTATGAATTTAGACTTTACCCAGTAGATAACTTACTGTCGTGCCTCCGCAAACTTAATTGAAGCTTTGAACTTCGTAACAAATGTACTTGGATACAACAccgtagaaaatattttatctacTCTCTGAACTTATAGTATAGGTTGGAAAGTGTAGGTTAGGATTTTCTCTCTGATTAGCTTTTCAAGATCTAACTCAACAATATTAACAAAGTCTCTTGCATAATCGGGCCCTATGTAGGCATTCCACTTAGGATTGAAAAAGGTCACGATACCAACTTCATTAAAACATGTCACTAACTGACTTCTTGATTCTCAATTGATTGAGCTTCTATCAAACACCAATTAAGAATCCTCTTCTGATTGATTGAGATGAAATTGAAAGGCTATGGAAACCTGGATTTTGATTGATTGGGGGACGATCATATGACAATCGGAATCCTGAAAATTTGTCTTCTTTAAGCTGTATTTTTTACTCTCAATCTTGAATGTTTGATAATCAATACAAACTATGTCATGAATTTTTCCCACCTAAAACCTAGTAATTCATTCATAAGGAATATTATATATTCCTTGTAAAATGCAtacaaggtaaaaaaaaaaaaaaaaaaaaaaaaaaaaaaaaaaaaaaaaaatagttattccattacaatgtACTAAATGTGCTATAATACACAAAACACATGTAATAGTAGCacttttttttatgagtaataGTAGCACAAATACTCTAgatctattatatttttttaataaattaaatttaattgaggtattgctttttttttttttttttttttactttttttatcatTGTCAATTCCAGGGAATCAAGAAAACTCGAAGCAATCTAAAGCCaataaattgtttgaaaaatgtcTTCAGGCTTACGAATGTGATGTTGAGAGTTTAGGAAGTATTCCAGAGATTCCAGAAGTTCTATTTCTTGCAGCTGAAGTAGGAAACATTGAGCTTTTGGTCAAGTTAATTCGTTTTGACTTTGATCTATTATGGGAAAGAAATGAGGTCagaaaaaacatatttcatATTGCTGTTGAGAAGCGCCATGAAAGCATCTTCATTTTACTTAAAGAATTAGAATCAATTGGAGATATAATAGTAAATGGAATACTTGAAGATCAAAACAACATATTGCATTTAGCTGCAGGAGTCGCACCTCAAGAGAAGCTCAATGCTATATCAGGAGTAGCTCTTCAAATGCAACGAGAACTATTATGGTTCGAGGTACATATTCATATGTTTTAAGTAGCAAGTGTTGAACCATGTCATAGAATATTTACTCATGTTTTCACATAGATTTAATTTCTTCCTAAATTTATCAATATTTTCGGACTAACAAGTCTCTCATATGATgtttttcttgttatttgtAATGAAAGGAGGTGAAAAAGTTTGTAAGTCCTGACTACATAGATATGAAAAATGAAGACGGGGACACACCGTATGCTTTATTTGCGAGGAACCACGAGGGGTTAAGGAAAAAGGGAGAGAAGTGGATGATAGGCACAGCTAATTATTCTATGGTGGTTGCTGCACTAATTGGCTCTATAATGTTTACTGGCCAAGTAGCTGATGGATTAAACGAGAATCCTCATCTTTTTCTGGCCTTCACAGTTTCAACTGCAATATCATTATTTGGTTCATCAACATCCCTGATAATGTTCTTATCCATTCTTACCTCGCGTTACTCATTCGAGGACTTCCTTGTATCGTTACCTGTTAGGTTGATGATTGGAGTCACTTCACTTTACATCTCAATTGCCGCCATGATGGTTTCATTTGCTACATCCTTTTGGTTGAAGAATTATAATCAACGGGATGTGATCTTTGTTGTCATTGGTTTATGTGCTTGTGTGCCAATCATGGACGTGTTGCTGAAGTACCGCCTAGTTTTTGATATATTCCAATCTACCTTCTTTCGGTTTCGGCCACAACACCGTCTACTTCAGGATAAGATTTCTAATGCACCGGTGCGTAGATCCCAGTCCCACGCGCCTGCGGATCTCGCGAGTGTCTGAATCCAACACCCACCGCATAAAGCTGGCGAATAAAATAATGGAAGTTACTTTACTAGCAATGGCCAGTCTAGTAGAGCGACTAGTCAATCTTTCTGTTGCTTTCCTTTCTACGTGTGCCTAAAATGAGTATGAATAAATATGTACTATAACACTGGATGTTATTAAACGCATCTTATCTTTtgcaatttaatatatatatatatatatatatatatatgtttgcatcttttgaatttttgttttgtatattttaaCAAATGCATGggtttttgataataaaaaaaaaaaaaaaaaatcaagaacttTGTGATTTAGTTGTTTTTTACAGTTCTTTTAAGGTGAAGAACATGACATTGAAACCCTTTCCCTTgttaaaagtgaaatttgtggttTTTAAGATACTGCGCGCAGTGGTAATTTCCTTGTCGTCTTCCTGAAATTTAACAAATGCATCATGGCTTGGGCAAGGAAAAAACTCTTTCCTAATGACTTATAACATGGTTGCCAGTATAAGCAATTTAGTATAAGTGCAACCAGGATTCTTTACAAATGACATTCAAAAGTTGCCAACTGAGATACCACGACTGTGAACAAAGATTGGATGAATGAAAGTCCAAATCTTCTTTCCCACACTTCTTATTCCactatatactccacaaataaaaatatgctacatgtccatctaatttattaaatgctaaatttatgtcTTTTATTACAAATGCATCTTTGGgaatacttttataatttttaatgtcTTTAATTTCCACTCTCTTTCTGATTTCATGATTAATTTTGAAGCACACTTGGGCATTGGAATATACCttataattgttaattttattttgttgactCTCTTTTTGACTGCTTGAGTATATTAAGCACACTTGGGCATGGGAATCATCTACCATTTCCAATCGGttcacaaaattttcttcccttCTAACAATTAATCCCACACTTCTACTTCCAGTTCAGAGGAATTGCCTTCAAGTATTTACAACATTTGGAGGTCTATCCTGAGATCAGCTCCTTAATCCATTTGACCTTAATCGTTTCTTCAGGTAGACGTAACTTACATGCATGTattcacttcttttattttctcctaTTATCTTTCCGCTTCCATATCTTGTTTGATGAAAAAATGTTCGGTTTTGTATGTGGTACTATATTATCTCAATAATTTTACTATTCCGCACGCAAATACCTTATTTCAATATACGCTTGTTAATCAAGCACAAACGTAAAGCATATGCAAATCACAAACATGCATGTTGTTTATTCCAAAATATTGAAACCTATGCTTTAATCGATGGGTCCTGTTAATAGGTATTTTTAGAGTATTTGTTAATAGATTATTATAGAAATGTTTTAATgtcatttttatggaaaatataaaaagttgtcaaataagttagttattattttcttttctataaaaaaatttctaaaaataattgttaaatcaGGATATATCCTTAGAACATCTATTAACTTTTTCCTTCATTAATAtacttttgaaaaaagaaaaagaaaagaacagacTAGAATCTAATCtctaggattaaaaaaaatcatttaaggATAAGAAATAtactaaatttcaaaaaaaaattaatacaactAATGAAACTAGTATCTTTTcagtaataataaaatatataaataaactaaaatataaaatatctttttttaatatatttcaagttttcaactcTATCATATACCAtctattaaaatgaaatttgacacttcGAAAATTTGAACCAAATTTATGATTAATGTTGTActaaatttcattgaaatctaCCTTTTTAATATACAAAACCAAAGAGTTTGTTTGAATATTATAAAACATTCTGTTCTTAAAATTCCTCATTTCATATATGCAGCagaaattggaaaaataagCACAAGTTCTACCACTCTGAAAACAAATTGGTAGACAAACAATTTTTTGGTCCCTATTAGCTATTTAcacaattaataaatatttaacaattttttgaatCCAAATTTATATCAAATTAGATTACACTCATACAGTGAATTAGCCTTAATAGTTTGCAAGATTATGAAGTCTCGTGGATAATAATTTTGTACTGACAGATAAATATCATCAATTCTCAAAGGTTCCAAGTATTTCTCAATGATGCAAAGTTGGGATAATAATAAACAATTCTACTGCACACATGCTCACgaaattgattatttaattattttcgtTAAGAATTTATTGAAGAAATATCTAAcaaggaagtcaataccgtaccgtacTGGCCAGTACGACCGGTATATACCATATCGGCCAGGGTACCGGTACAAGTATACCCCCTGTTTTGTACCTGAAAAAATACCGGCCATACCAGCCGTACCGGCAAAATCTGGCTGTTTCGGCCGGTAAATGAATACTGGGCCGAAACAcgattttgtcattttttggattcACAATCACAAGGGAATTGGTTTCCAAAACAAAGCTAATACCCAAAAGAAcactgaaactaaaaaattcaaagatttGTGAACTTACCCAACTGAGAATTGCCCGGAGCAGGCCAAGTAGTGGCTAGAGACGCCGAAAAAACCTCTTTAGAGCCGCCGCCTAAAAACGATTTCTTTCTAGGTTTAGGGAGTGGCCGAATGCAGCTCTCTCTCTCGATCTCGGTCTCAAACCATAGCACCCCATTTGTCCCAAAAAGCACTCATCGCACACTTCAGTGCAATAACCCCAGTTCGCTTCAAATTCGGGGTCATCACACCAGGTTTTGCTTCGATGATCTTGGGTTGGTTGTGGTGGTCTTGGTTGAACTCGGTCCCATCAACCAAGGCCTCGGAGCTGAATCTtctcaagaagaaaaaatggaagGAAGATACAGAGGGTTTGTTGTCAGGTTAGGGTGGGATTTTGGGGGAGAGTTTCTCTCAGTCGGGTTAGGGtgggattttgggattttgggggTGCGATTTTGAGGGTGTTATcgttttttttaaatttaactcttttttagaaaataaataataaaatattaaatttaaatttaaatgaggGGCATTTCCAAGgttgtgtgggtgtgtgtgtgtatatatatatatataaaatataaaatagtgGTAAATCCAAAACGGTACACTGATATTGACCGgcatccgaaatatatcgtaccatTGGCTAAACCAGTACAGCGTCCAATacggtattgactcccttgatATCTAATCGATAACCATGCTTAATTGTAAAGTTACCTTCTTGACGGAGAAAAAATGAATCAAAACAATCCATTAGATGGAGCTAGATAGctcaacaaaattcaaatctcAAAATAACTTGtgtttcaaaaaatcaagtaattAAAATGCCATATCAAACGTGTAGTCATAATCATCAgttatttgcattttttatgGCATGTATATCAATTTTGTTAgcaaaaatacttttattttcattttggtaggGGTTCCATTGCCAATAGATATTTGCTAAGTGactactttatttttttgaaatttttagttaatATTCAGGGTCTGTTTGGAATTGGCTTATCTAATAcaatatataaaagcagaagcCTTTAAGGAGGTGCTGCCAAGTTAGGAAAAAAGGCTATCTAAAATTTAGACACGTATAAGTTAAGAAAGCGATAAATTACCTTCTTTGATAATGCTACAACACCGTTTAAAACCctttcattataaataaaaaaaattaaccggTTAAGATTAGATGCGCACAAgatagaaatagagagaaagaggcaCGGAAAGTAACAGAGAAAGAGAGGCGATGAAATCAAAAAAGCTTCAACAAAATGATTTTGCAGACCCAAAACACCgtttaccataaaacaaaacccaattctcttctaaaaactaaaattaaaaccCGTAACTCCTCTCTCTTctcagaaacccaaaaatctaAACCATCTCCttcccccaaaatcaaaatccaaaacttagatgAGAAAGAAGTAAGCGATCAGAGGTGCCATTCTCATGCAATCTCCGATTCCCTCACACAACGGCCACCGATTCATCAGACCAACTCAACCTTAATCCTACTACTACTAcagaagaaaaccctaaacaaacCCTAGACGACGACACTACTATTGTTGCCACGCCCACCAGATAACc is a genomic window of Quercus lobata isolate SW786 chromosome 2, ValleyOak3.0 Primary Assembly, whole genome shotgun sequence containing:
- the LOC115972683 gene encoding uncharacterized protein LOC115972683, whose product is MERGRLYLAAMKGDWKSIEDMPVIQKEICKSGETTLHIAVVANQELFVEKLLDWMISKDYDLTVANKIGSTALAFAAAVGNMNIAKMMVTINANLPNKATTGEKPKKPVYVAAFSGHSEMVRYLIDNTAMDENERAEIFIVCVKNDLYEVALEMLENPEWNLARAMDESGETALHVLARKPSAFVSASQSGRLRGLINISWNQENSKQSKANKLFEKCLQAYECDVESLGSIPEIPEVLFLAAEVGNIELLVKLIRFDFDLLWERNEVRKNIFHIAVEKRHESIFILLKELESIGDIIVNGILEDQNNILHLAAGVAPQEKLNAISGVALQMQRELLWFEEVKKFVSPDYIDMKNEDGDTPYALFARNHEGLRKKGEKWMIGTANYSMVVAALIGSIMFTGQVADGLNENPHLFLAFTVSTAISLFGSSTSLIMFLSILTSRYSFEDFLVSLPVRLMIGVTSLYISIAAMMVSFATSFWLKNYNQRDVIFVVIGLCACVPIMDVLLKYRLVFDIFQSTFFRFRPQHRLLQDKISNAPVRRSQSHAPADLASV